In Paenibacillus sp. FSL M7-0420, a single genomic region encodes these proteins:
- a CDS encoding DUF1292 domain-containing protein, with amino-acid sequence MTNEQIGQEEEPEIIYIPDEEGNEEEFEVIMKFEVDGSDAKYMMVVPLDSEDEETDEVYAFRYEEDGDDLQLFMIENDEEWAIVEETFNTLVDELDGGAEND; translated from the coding sequence ATGACAAACGAACAGATCGGCCAAGAAGAGGAACCGGAAATTATCTATATTCCCGATGAGGAAGGTAATGAAGAGGAATTCGAGGTCATCATGAAGTTTGAAGTGGACGGATCGGATGCCAAGTATATGATGGTGGTTCCGCTTGATTCCGAGGATGAGGAGACAGATGAGGTCTACGCGTTCCGCTATGAGGAAGACGGCGACGATCTGCAGCTCTTCATGATTGAGAACGACGAGGAGTGGGCCATCGTAGAGGAGACCTTCAATACCTTGGTTGACGAGCTGGATGGAGGAGCAGAGAATGACTGA
- the alaS gene encoding alanine--tRNA ligase yields MKASEIRSKWLQFFESKNHRIEPSASLVPHNDPSLLWINAGMAPLKAYFDGREIPENPRLTNSQKCIRTNDIENVGKTRRHHTFFEMLGNFSIGDYFKEEAITWAWEFLTGKEWIGFDGDRISVTVYAEDEEAFKLWNEKVGLPAERIIKLGDENFWDIGEGPCGPCSEIFYDRGEAYGSDMSDPEMYPGGENERWLEVWNLVFSQFNHNKDGSYTPLPNKNIDTGAGLERFASILQDVDSNFDTDLFQPIIQKTAGLAGVTYKDNVEQDIALKVIADHVRTVTFAVGDGVLPSNEGRGYIIRRLLRRAVRYGKTLGLDRPFLHELTETVGEIMGVYYPSVVENRDYIAKIIRLEEERFHETLSDGLAILGEISAKAKADGLSTIAGADAFKLYDTYGFPFDLTEDFASEQGLAVDRAGFDAAMQEQRERARAARQDSASMKIQGGALAELTVKSEFVGYNDTVTESKVLAIVVDGALQDTVSEGAECQVILETTPFYAESGGQVSDTGVLTGGSVTAKVTGLFKAPHGQHVHLVTVEAGDLKVGDTVRAEVNRAEREDIVKNHTATHLLHKALKEVLGSHVNQAGSLVEGSRLRFDFSHFGAITPEELSDIEQRVNAQIWRSLPVVIENKPIDEAKAMGAMALFGEKYGNVVRVVQVGDYSLELCGGCHVSNTAQIGIFKLLSESGIGSGVRRIEAVTGRYAYQFTESQLDLLKQSAALLKSSLTDVPKRIEALHAQVRELGRENESLQSKLSATFAAELTSSVVTVGGGTQLLAVSVQAGNIDALRSTADELKSKLPDAILVLGAAMEDKVNFVVAVPQELVKKGFHAGKLVKEIAAVCGGGGGGRPDMAQAGGKDASKLGEALKKAEELVAAQA; encoded by the coding sequence ATGAAAGCAAGTGAAATCCGTTCCAAATGGCTGCAGTTTTTTGAGAGCAAGAACCACCGTATTGAGCCGAGCGCCTCGCTCGTGCCCCACAATGACCCTTCGCTGCTGTGGATTAACGCAGGGATGGCGCCGCTGAAGGCCTACTTCGACGGCCGGGAGATTCCGGAGAATCCCCGCCTGACGAACTCGCAGAAATGTATCCGCACCAATGATATTGAGAACGTGGGCAAGACGCGCCGCCACCATACGTTCTTTGAGATGCTGGGCAACTTCTCTATCGGCGATTATTTCAAGGAAGAAGCGATTACCTGGGCCTGGGAATTCCTGACCGGCAAGGAGTGGATCGGCTTCGACGGCGACCGGATCTCCGTGACCGTGTATGCTGAGGACGAAGAAGCGTTCAAGCTGTGGAATGAGAAGGTCGGCCTGCCTGCAGAACGCATCATCAAGCTGGGCGACGAGAACTTCTGGGATATCGGCGAAGGCCCGTGCGGCCCGTGCTCGGAAATTTTCTATGACCGCGGTGAAGCGTACGGCAGTGATATGAGTGATCCGGAGATGTATCCGGGCGGTGAGAATGAGCGCTGGCTTGAGGTCTGGAACCTCGTATTCTCGCAGTTCAACCATAATAAGGACGGCAGCTATACGCCGCTTCCCAACAAGAATATTGATACCGGCGCAGGCCTGGAGCGCTTCGCTTCCATTCTCCAGGATGTGGATTCCAACTTCGATACTGATCTGTTCCAGCCGATTATCCAGAAGACCGCCGGGCTTGCCGGTGTAACCTACAAGGATAATGTTGAACAGGATATCGCGTTAAAAGTCATTGCCGACCATGTACGTACCGTTACATTTGCTGTGGGGGACGGCGTGCTTCCTTCCAATGAAGGACGCGGCTATATTATCCGCCGTCTGCTCCGCCGTGCCGTACGCTACGGCAAGACGCTGGGACTGGACCGCCCGTTCCTGCATGAGCTGACTGAGACGGTTGGAGAGATTATGGGCGTATATTATCCTTCCGTGGTCGAGAACCGTGACTATATCGCCAAAATCATCCGTCTGGAAGAGGAACGCTTCCACGAGACGCTGTCCGATGGTCTGGCGATCCTCGGCGAGATCAGTGCCAAAGCCAAAGCGGACGGCCTGAGCACCATTGCCGGTGCCGATGCGTTCAAGCTCTATGACACCTATGGCTTCCCGTTTGACCTGACCGAGGACTTCGCGTCCGAGCAGGGGCTTGCCGTTGACCGCGCCGGCTTCGATGCCGCGATGCAGGAGCAGCGTGAGCGGGCCAGAGCTGCCCGTCAGGACAGCGCCAGCATGAAGATTCAGGGCGGTGCCCTCGCCGAGCTGACGGTTAAAAGTGAATTTGTTGGATATAATGACACGGTAACAGAGTCCAAGGTGCTGGCAATTGTGGTAGACGGTGCGCTTCAGGATACAGTAAGCGAAGGCGCCGAGTGCCAGGTGATCCTGGAGACAACACCGTTCTATGCAGAGAGCGGCGGCCAAGTCAGCGACACCGGTGTTCTGACCGGCGGATCGGTGACCGCTAAGGTAACTGGGCTATTTAAAGCACCGCACGGACAGCATGTTCATCTGGTTACGGTGGAAGCAGGCGATCTGAAGGTCGGCGATACCGTCCGTGCCGAAGTGAACCGGGCGGAGCGCGAGGATATCGTGAAGAACCACACGGCCACTCACTTGCTGCACAAGGCGCTGAAGGAAGTGCTCGGCAGCCATGTGAATCAGGCAGGTTCTTTAGTAGAAGGCTCACGCCTGCGGTTTGACTTCTCGCATTTTGGAGCCATCACTCCAGAGGAGCTCAGCGATATCGAGCAGCGGGTGAATGCCCAGATCTGGCGCAGCCTTCCTGTAGTCATTGAGAATAAGCCGATAGATGAAGCCAAAGCCATGGGAGCGATGGCCCTCTTCGGAGAGAAATACGGCAATGTTGTCCGTGTCGTTCAAGTCGGCGACTACAGCCTGGAGCTGTGCGGCGGATGCCATGTGTCTAATACAGCGCAGATCGGAATCTTCAAGCTGCTCAGCGAGAGCGGAATCGGTTCCGGGGTGCGCCGGATTGAAGCTGTGACTGGCCGTTACGCCTATCAGTTCACGGAGAGTCAGCTGGACCTGCTGAAGCAATCGGCAGCCCTGCTGAAATCGTCGCTGACCGATGTGCCGAAGCGGATCGAGGCGCTGCATGCCCAGGTACGCGAGCTGGGCCGCGAGAATGAATCGCTTCAGTCCAAGCTGAGCGCAACCTTCGCAGCAGAGCTGACCAGCAGTGTAGTCACAGTAGGCGGAGGAACGCAGCTTCTTGCGGTTTCTGTGCAAGCCGGCAATATTGATGCTTTGCGCTCGACAGCGGACGAACTGAAGTCCAAGCTCCCGGATGCCATACTGGTGCTCGGTGCTGCAATGGAGGACAAGGTGAACTTCGTGGTCGCCGTGCCTCAGGAGCTGGTGAAGAAGGGCTTCCACGCTGGCAAGCTGGTGAAGGAGATCGCTGCAGTCTGCGGCGGCGGCGGCGGCGGACGTCCGGATATGGCGCAGGCCGGAGGCAAGGACGCTTCCAAGCTGGGCGAAGCCCTGAAGAAGGCAGAGGAACTGGTAGCCGCACAGGCTTAA
- a CDS encoding AraC family transcriptional regulator, which yields MNTIQEQYAGEALKAEQARLVRLISALAPGDGIYSQPIPGVYVSRYSSADADTIKTFYSASLIIVVQGAKRITIGQELYDFDKTQMILLPVALPVAMRLTEASPSEPYLGVKLELDPQKIGDWVLKLYPRGLPAVSQTDNPYMTDANPAILNAVVRLLECLQHPADVELLAPLLADELLLRILRSPVGARLAQTCLAASDVQRVTKVITWLQKHFSQQVKVAELAELAHMSASSFHVHFKSVTSMSPLQYQKALRLHEARRLMLNSSMDAAAACRLVGYVSDSQFSRDYSRFFGCPPSRDIARLRQPAQSTP from the coding sequence ATGAACACAATTCAAGAGCAATATGCAGGTGAAGCGCTGAAGGCTGAGCAGGCCAGGCTGGTGCGCCTGATCTCTGCTCTTGCTCCTGGCGACGGCATATATAGCCAGCCCATCCCCGGTGTGTATGTCAGCCGCTATTCATCAGCAGATGCAGACACGATCAAAACGTTCTATTCCGCCTCACTGATAATCGTAGTCCAAGGGGCAAAGCGGATCACGATCGGGCAGGAGCTTTATGATTTTGACAAAACACAGATGATCCTGCTGCCTGTTGCCCTGCCGGTGGCCATGCGGCTTACGGAAGCCAGCCCGTCTGAGCCTTACCTGGGCGTTAAGCTGGAGCTTGATCCGCAGAAGATTGGCGATTGGGTCTTGAAGCTGTATCCCCGGGGACTCCCAGCGGTAAGTCAGACGGACAACCCGTACATGACTGATGCCAATCCGGCGATTCTGAATGCTGTGGTCCGGCTGCTCGAATGTCTCCAGCATCCCGCTGATGTGGAACTGCTTGCTCCGCTGCTAGCAGATGAGCTCCTGCTGCGGATTCTGCGCAGTCCGGTCGGTGCCCGGCTGGCCCAGACCTGCCTCGCTGCGTCGGATGTTCAGCGGGTGACGAAGGTAATTACCTGGCTGCAGAAGCATTTCTCCCAGCAGGTCAAGGTGGCCGAACTGGCTGAATTGGCACATATGAGCGCTTCTTCGTTTCATGTGCATTTCAAATCGGTCACCTCCATGAGTCCGCTGCAATACCAGAAGGCGCTGCGTCTTCATGAAGCAAGGCGGCTGATGTTGAACTCCTCCATGGATGCAGCAGCAGCCTGCCGGCTTGTCGGCTATGTGAGCGATTCCCAGTTCAGCCGGGATTACAGCCGGTTCTTCGGCTGTCCGCCCAGCAGGGATATCGCCAGATTGCGCCAGCCGGCCCAAAGTACACCATAA
- the mltG gene encoding endolytic transglycosylase MltG, giving the protein MKAVIRTVLILILVLAAAAGGGAWYIWNGMQPVKPAGPAVTVTIEKGMGSSQIADLLEQEGIIKHSLFFKGYLKWVQEGSSFKAGTYQVSPGDSYDTLISRLNAGDVVKEATVTFTIPEGYTAVQVAEKLAAAWNQKPEVFLALIDSGKGMEAVSKLEIPDNPLLRHRLEGYLFPETYELAKDSTPQEVIGAMLEQLVKKLDTIPEWKAKLANRGLSLHELLTVASLVEREVVVDKERPLVAGIIYNRLDKGQKLEIDATVQYLLDKQKERLYEKDLKVDSPYNTYKQAGLPPGPISSPGLASIEAAMTPEVSDYFFYVTKKDGSQGHLFARTYKEHLANIQKSKQNP; this is encoded by the coding sequence TTGAAAGCCGTGATCCGCACTGTGCTTATCTTAATTCTGGTCCTGGCAGCAGCTGCAGGAGGAGGAGCATGGTACATCTGGAATGGAATGCAGCCGGTCAAGCCCGCAGGGCCGGCCGTAACGGTTACGATAGAGAAGGGTATGGGAAGCTCGCAAATCGCCGACCTGCTTGAGCAAGAGGGCATTATTAAGCATAGCCTGTTCTTTAAAGGCTATCTGAAATGGGTCCAGGAAGGCTCCAGCTTCAAGGCCGGCACGTATCAGGTAAGCCCCGGCGACTCCTACGATACGCTGATCAGCCGGTTGAATGCCGGAGATGTTGTGAAGGAAGCTACCGTTACTTTTACAATTCCTGAAGGGTATACTGCGGTCCAAGTGGCAGAGAAGCTGGCCGCTGCATGGAATCAGAAGCCGGAGGTCTTCCTTGCGCTGATTGATTCCGGTAAGGGCATGGAAGCCGTAAGCAAGCTGGAGATTCCGGACAATCCGCTGCTGCGCCACCGGCTGGAGGGGTACCTTTTCCCGGAGACCTATGAACTGGCTAAAGACAGCACCCCGCAGGAAGTCATCGGGGCGATGCTGGAGCAGCTGGTGAAGAAGCTGGATACGATTCCTGAGTGGAAGGCCAAGCTGGCGAACCGCGGGCTCTCCCTGCATGAGCTGCTGACCGTAGCTTCACTGGTGGAGCGTGAGGTGGTAGTAGACAAGGAACGCCCGCTGGTGGCCGGTATTATCTATAACAGATTGGATAAAGGGCAGAAGCTGGAGATCGACGCTACCGTCCAGTACTTACTGGACAAGCAGAAAGAGCGGTTGTATGAGAAGGATCTGAAGGTAGATAGTCCTTATAATACGTATAAGCAGGCAGGCTTGCCGCCTGGACCGATCAGCAGCCCCGGGCTGGCGTCGATTGAAGCAGCTATGACGCCGGAGGTCTCGGATTATTTCTTCTATGTCACTAAGAAGGACGGCTCACAGGGGCATTTATTTGCCAGAACCTACAAGGAACATTTAGCCAATATTCAAAAAAGCAAACAAAATCCGTAA
- a CDS encoding IreB family regulatory phosphoprotein encodes MDSMDKTVKFNVKGDEKEASPQEILLAVYDALVEKEYHPINQIVGYLLSGDPAYIPRHNNARSLVRRKERDELIEELVRFYLANHRVDQPK; translated from the coding sequence ATGGACTCCATGGACAAAACGGTCAAATTCAATGTGAAGGGCGACGAAAAGGAAGCCTCTCCCCAGGAAATACTGCTCGCCGTGTACGACGCGCTGGTGGAGAAAGAATATCATCCGATCAATCAGATCGTAGGGTATCTTCTTTCAGGAGATCCGGCTTACATTCCCCGCCACAACAATGCGAGAAGTTTGGTCCGGAGGAAAGAGCGTGATGAGCTGATCGAAGAACTGGTCCGTTTCTATCTGGCCAATCATCGGGTGGACCAGCCCAAATGA
- a CDS encoding peptidase U32 family protein: MGTMTKPQFKGKRYRLDRPELLAPAGNLEKLKFAVHYGADAVYIGGQKYGLRSGADNFTFEEMREGVEFAKKYGAKVFVATNIYAHNEDVAGIEEYLRNLYEAGIAAIIVADPVIVDTALRLVPGLEVHLSTQQSTLNWQAVSYWKEEGLPRVVLGRETSLEEIAEIKQHVDIEIESFIHGAMCSSYSGRCVLSNHFTDRDSNRGGCCQSCRWKYDLFEDARPEGNWVSEEEQAEAPQALQPGITQLPLHQPEDNPFTMGSKDLCMLESIPDLIEAGIDSFKIEGRMKSIHYVATVVNAYRKAIDAYMADPEGYVLKPEWLEELQKAANRPLNTGFFYDTPDHEDHIYEPEEKAAPYDFAGLVLEYDAESGMALVQQRNNFKPGQEVEFFGPDDTFFKQTVGELWDEAGNPLDVARHPLQRVRMKVDQPVAYFDMMRKRK; this comes from the coding sequence ATGGGAACCATGACCAAGCCCCAGTTCAAGGGCAAGCGTTACCGTCTGGACAGACCGGAGCTCCTGGCTCCGGCAGGAAACTTAGAGAAATTGAAATTCGCCGTGCATTATGGCGCGGATGCAGTCTATATCGGAGGGCAGAAATACGGCCTGCGCTCGGGAGCGGATAACTTTACCTTCGAGGAAATGCGCGAGGGTGTTGAATTTGCCAAGAAATATGGTGCCAAAGTATTCGTAGCCACCAATATCTATGCTCACAATGAAGATGTCGCGGGGATTGAAGAATACCTGCGTAATTTATATGAGGCCGGAATTGCAGCGATTATCGTAGCCGATCCGGTGATTGTCGATACAGCCCTGCGCCTGGTGCCGGGTCTTGAGGTGCACCTAAGCACCCAGCAGTCCACGCTCAACTGGCAGGCAGTGTCCTATTGGAAGGAGGAAGGTCTGCCGCGCGTAGTATTGGGCCGGGAGACTAGCCTGGAGGAAATCGCCGAGATCAAGCAGCATGTGGACATTGAGATCGAGAGCTTCATCCATGGCGCTATGTGCTCCTCGTACTCCGGACGCTGTGTGTTATCCAACCACTTCACCGACCGTGACTCCAACCGCGGGGGCTGCTGCCAATCCTGCCGCTGGAAGTATGATCTGTTCGAAGACGCCCGTCCCGAAGGGAACTGGGTATCCGAAGAGGAGCAAGCTGAGGCGCCTCAGGCCTTGCAGCCCGGAATTACCCAGCTGCCGCTGCATCAGCCCGAGGACAACCCGTTCACGATGGGATCGAAAGACCTGTGCATGCTGGAGAGTATTCCCGACCTGATTGAAGCCGGGATCGACAGCTTCAAGATTGAGGGCCGGATGAAATCGATTCACTATGTGGCGACCGTAGTGAATGCCTACCGCAAAGCCATAGATGCTTACATGGCCGACCCGGAAGGGTATGTGCTGAAGCCCGAATGGCTGGAGGAGCTGCAGAAGGCGGCTAACCGTCCGCTGAATACAGGCTTCTTCTACGACACACCGGACCATGAGGACCACATCTATGAACCGGAAGAGAAGGCGGCTCCGTATGATTTCGCGGGACTGGTGCTGGAGTATGACGCAGAGAGCGGGATGGCGCTCGTTCAGCAGCGCAATAACTTCAAGCCGGGACAGGAAGTGGAGTTCTTCGGCCCGGATGACACCTTCTTCAAGCAGACCGTAGGAGAGCTATGGGATGAGGCCGGCAATCCGCTGGATGTGGCCCGTCACCCGCTTCAGCGTGTGCGGATGAAGGTAGATCAGCCTGTTGCTTATTTTGATATGATGCGCAAGCGAAAATAA
- a CDS encoding SDR family oxidoreductase produces the protein MHVFVTGASGFVGSAVVRELIDAGHMVTGLARSDQAAAALMAAGAAVHRGALDDPDSLRRGAAAADGVIHAAFIHNYADLTAAGETDRLAIGAMGAELAGSGRSLVVTSVIGHLTPGQLATEDTAPDPDASVKHRAGSEEAALALASEGVRVSVLRLPLSVHGDGDTGFVPGLIQLARRTGISAYVGNGLNRWPAVHRLDAARLYRLALEGAPAGTILHATGDEGVPLVEIAGVIARRLGLPAASIPVKEAAEHFGWLAHFVSLDIPASSDKTRALLGWQPVHPALLADLNRDPYFCNE, from the coding sequence ATGCATGTATTTGTCACAGGGGCGAGCGGTTTTGTCGGCTCGGCTGTAGTACGGGAATTGATAGACGCGGGGCATATGGTCACCGGCCTGGCCCGTTCGGATCAGGCCGCAGCAGCACTTATGGCGGCAGGAGCCGCTGTACACCGCGGCGCTCTGGATGATCCGGACAGCCTGCGCCGGGGAGCGGCGGCAGCGGATGGCGTGATTCATGCCGCCTTCATCCATAACTATGCGGATCTCACTGCTGCGGGCGAGACAGACCGGCTGGCAATCGGGGCTATGGGTGCCGAGCTCGCGGGGTCCGGCCGATCGCTGGTCGTAACCTCCGTCATCGGGCATCTTACCCCGGGTCAATTGGCCACGGAGGATACGGCACCCGATCCGGACGCTTCAGTCAAGCACCGCGCCGGTTCTGAAGAAGCTGCGCTTGCACTCGCCAGCGAGGGCGTCCGGGTATCCGTGCTGCGGCTTCCGCTGTCGGTGCATGGGGATGGCGATACCGGCTTTGTTCCGGGCCTAATCCAGCTTGCCCGCCGCACAGGCATATCTGCATACGTAGGCAATGGCTTAAACCGCTGGCCTGCTGTGCACCGGCTGGACGCTGCGCGTCTGTACCGTCTGGCACTTGAAGGAGCCCCTGCCGGGACCATACTTCATGCGACCGGCGACGAAGGAGTGCCGCTTGTTGAGATCGCCGGTGTGATTGCCCGCCGGCTCGGACTGCCGGCCGCCAGCATTCCCGTTAAGGAAGCTGCGGAGCATTTCGGCTGGCTGGCGCATTTTGTCTCCCTGGATATCCCGGCTTCGAGCGATAAAACCCGGGCGCTGCTCGGCTGGCAGCCTGTACATCCGGCGCTTCTGGCCGACCTTAACCGTGACCCATATTTTTGCAACGAATAA
- a CDS encoding peptidase U32 family protein, whose protein sequence is MNNTPELLATAASLEEAAALLDAGASALLVGDDRFGMRLAGHFTLEDTAAVVKLAHARGGKVYVSINGLIPNTMLEELPAYVKAIGGLGVDGIEFGDPAVLAAVKAEAPGMKLHWNAEMTSTNYATANYWGRKGATRVVLARELNMDEMTEMVPNLEVEAQVQVHGMTNIYHSKRKLVASYMSHQGRPSDGGSLGKERGLFLIEAERPNEKFPIYEDENGTHIMSSDDICILEDLHFLLKAGVHSLKIEGLLKPVAYNVAVVKAYRHAMDIYAADPAEYAFEESWLEEVRSLQDPERELSFGFFYKEQVY, encoded by the coding sequence ATGAATAACACACCGGAGCTGCTGGCGACAGCGGCTTCTCTGGAAGAAGCTGCAGCGCTGCTGGATGCAGGAGCGAGTGCGCTGCTGGTTGGCGATGACCGCTTTGGGATGCGTCTTGCCGGACATTTTACACTTGAAGATACCGCCGCAGTAGTTAAGCTGGCACATGCCCGGGGCGGTAAGGTATATGTAAGCATCAATGGATTGATTCCCAATACGATGCTGGAGGAGCTTCCGGCTTATGTGAAGGCGATCGGCGGGCTCGGTGTGGATGGGATAGAGTTCGGTGATCCCGCCGTACTGGCGGCCGTCAAAGCCGAAGCGCCGGGAATGAAGCTGCACTGGAATGCGGAAATGACCTCGACCAACTATGCTACAGCCAATTACTGGGGCCGCAAGGGAGCCACGCGGGTCGTTCTGGCCCGTGAGCTCAATATGGATGAGATGACCGAAATGGTTCCTAACCTTGAGGTGGAAGCCCAGGTCCAGGTGCACGGCATGACGAATATCTATCATTCCAAGCGCAAGCTGGTTGCAAGCTATATGTCCCACCAGGGCCGTCCAAGCGATGGCGGAAGCCTGGGTAAGGAGCGCGGGCTGTTCCTGATTGAAGCGGAGCGTCCGAATGAGAAGTTCCCGATCTATGAAGACGAGAACGGCACGCATATTATGAGCTCGGATGATATTTGCATTCTGGAGGATCTTCATTTCTTGTTAAAAGCTGGCGTACACAGCCTGAAGATCGAGGGTCTGCTGAAGCCGGTGGCTTATAACGTGGCTGTCGTTAAGGCTTACCGTCATGCTATGGACATCTACGCCGCTGATCCCGCTGAATATGCATTCGAGGAGTCTTGGCTGGAGGAGGTCCGGTCTTTGCAGGACCCTGAGCGTGAACTGTCATTCGGCTTCTTCTACAAAGAGCAGGTATATTAA
- a CDS encoding DUF1292 domain-containing protein encodes MTEFSADQAVWTSKLKEVYGETVELEDEQGKSSVYDIIAEFAVGDRAYAVLAGSGRAAEQEILRIVVSPDGLPELESIMDDEEWEDISELYDELTFPADSE; translated from the coding sequence ATGACTGAGTTTTCCGCTGATCAGGCGGTATGGACTTCTAAGCTCAAGGAAGTATATGGAGAAACAGTAGAACTGGAGGATGAGCAGGGCAAGTCTTCCGTTTACGATATTATTGCAGAATTTGCTGTGGGTGACCGTGCTTATGCCGTTCTGGCCGGATCGGGAAGAGCTGCGGAGCAGGAAATTCTGCGCATCGTAGTTTCTCCGGACGGACTTCCGGAACTGGAGAGCATTATGGACGATGAAGAGTGGGAGGATATTTCCGAGCTGTACGATGAGCTCACCTTCCCTGCGGATAGCGAGTAG
- the ruvX gene encoding Holliday junction resolvase RuvX: MKKLGLDYGDRRIGVATSDIFGWTAQSLETIERRGNGNEFERIRELVKEYEIGEIVVGLPKNMNGSVGPRGEICIEFADKLREQLDLPVHLWDERLTTVSAERVLIDGDVSRKKRKGLVDKMAAALILQNFLDANSKR, encoded by the coding sequence ATGAAGAAGCTGGGACTGGATTACGGCGACCGCAGAATCGGTGTCGCCACAAGCGATATTTTCGGATGGACAGCACAATCTCTGGAGACTATTGAGCGGCGCGGAAACGGCAATGAATTCGAACGTATCCGTGAACTGGTCAAGGAGTACGAAATCGGCGAGATTGTTGTCGGGCTGCCGAAGAACATGAACGGCTCCGTAGGACCCCGTGGTGAAATTTGCATCGAATTCGCAGATAAGCTGCGGGAGCAACTCGATTTACCCGTACACCTTTGGGATGAGCGTCTGACGACGGTATCTGCTGAGCGGGTGCTGATAGACGGGGACGTCAGCCGGAAGAAACGCAAGGGGCTGGTGGACAAAATGGCCGCAGCGCTGATTTTGCAAAATTTTTTGGATGCTAACAGTAAAAGGTGA